In Lactuca sativa cultivar Salinas chromosome 5, Lsat_Salinas_v11, whole genome shotgun sequence, the DNA window ttatgtaCAAAAAAATAAATCTAGTGTGTAATTTTATTTCTTATACAGGTATTCAAAATCAAACGGACCAACCTGGTTTTATCTGAAGTCCGACCATGTTACGTTCACAGGATAGTTGGGTGTACATTAATTACAtgggataaaaaaaaaatattagattAAAAACCCTAGCTAATCTAAAAATGCTAAATACACAAAAGACCTCTAACTATACATTAGTTGACGATACTGACGCTATcaattttaaatacaatggtcATTATTATATTACTTTCTTGAACTGAAACAATGTTCTCCGAAGACGAAAAGATGGTTATTATGATTAAGATCTGAAagtatattatttattaaaaataaacaaattatGTATGGAAATATTATTCAATTATGGAAAAAGTCAACTACGTGCTTAGGTGTTGGAACTCTCTTCTTACAGTTTTCactaaaattaattttattttataattaatcttGAGATTGAAGAAATAAAAAATTAACTGCATTTACACGCTTGCCGGCAACATGGTAGGCGTACTATTCCTTTTAGATTAATTTTAGGTAAACTTATAAAAATATTGGAATATAATGTTTTCAGAATAATTATTATTAACATATTAGTTAACGATTATATATAGACTCACTAGTAGTTACAATAATATATAGGGGTGATAATAAGATACAATCATACAAAGGTCAGGATGTGGTGGCAAAATACAATGATTATAAACGTTTGAAATTTCAGATCATGTTTTTAGAAATAGTGTAAAATAGTTATATCTGCTTCAGTTGTTTTGATTCTACTGTATAATCAGATTCATATCCATGAAAGATTATAAGGATGTAAACCAATCTCTATGGTAATCTTGATTTAGATCTTACATGTCGTTTTTTCTTTATTTCTATCTGTttttaatgaaataaaaaaaaaaactatattaatGGTCTAAAAAGTAagacaaaaattaaaataaaagttaaagcCATAAATGTGTGTGTGAAGGAAGTTGAAGGCTAAGGGGGCAGAATACGATTTGTCTCCCCAACGTGTGCAAGGGCTTTAATTGCATCTCACGTCCTCTTAATTAATTTGGTGctgacatacatacatacatacatacaataatacatatatacgctttttttcaaaaaagaaaaaacaactatcaaaataataacaaaagttaCAAATTACAAACATTAAAAGCAAAAATACACCACTCAAACCAACTCAAACCAACATGAATTAATTAGAAAAATACACGGCTTCTTGTTACACACCGCCAAATTACGGGCTTTCCAGATAAACCAATTGACCGTTTATTTTTATTCAATTTCAATTATTTTGTTTGTATAGATAATTATAATAATCTGAATTTAAAAGGTTATTGAAGAAACACCTTTTCTTGTTTGTGGGATATAGTATTTCATTACGTTTATCTAAGTAATTGCTACATGCATGCCTATTCCCTGTAACGAATGTATATATATGCAATCGGCTATCAATAACTAAGATTTGAAAAAGCCTAAAAACACCTTAAGTTTGATATCCAGTTATATATAAAGATCCTGATAGTCAATACTCTCGGTACATATTTATTATAGGTATCGTTGTAACGTTTGATTCAAATCATAACAAGAAACAAGTTCTCTCAGAACTGATTTACTCTTCAAACTTTTTCCATACCCAACGAGAATGAAACTTACTAAATGTATGAACATCAACATCCAAAATGACTCTTGATTATATTCCTCATAAAAGGTGAGAGAAAACACAAATTATTAATACTCTTCTACAAAATAATCATTTAATTAGTTATACTTTTATAACTCATACAGAAAGAAAGAGAAAAGAACTAGGGTTACATATGGTCAAGCAAAGTAACTTGATACATTATTATTAGGAATGGTGCTAGTACTATAACCAGAAGTGCTAGAAGGGATCCCATAAAGATGAACtgacgatgaagaagaagatgaagatgatgacgaagaagaagatgagatGACAATGGacggttgtggtggtggtggtgtaggCGGCGCTGGGATGGATGACAGCTGAGCCACCGAGATGGGACCGGAGGAAACCAAAGTAGAAGCAATAATGTTGATGTCATGAGTATTTGCAGCAGCTTCTCTGTACTTGTATCTCAAAATTTCAGCCCTAACTGCATTAAGATCAGCTTGAAGAGATTGAATTTGTTGTTGTAATGCAGAAATTGCACCCATGCAGCCATAGATTGGATCTCTTAGCCTAACATTTGCTTCATATACCAAACTGTTTGCCGCATCTGCTCTTTGACTTTCAGGCACCTCCTAACAAAATCAAATGAAAACAAGAGCTGTGGATATAAACCCTAAATGAAATCGAAAAATGGTTCATCTAATCGGCTCCTTCAAAATTTTGAAGCTTATTCATTCTACAGTTTAAAGGTCGTTAATCTCACTCTTTGTGTTCTCGTTAAATAACTAATCGGACCAAAAATGGAACAAAAACTAGCAATTCAGTATCCGAAGTATCCAACCGATCGACTCTTTAATCCAATGATTAATTAAAACTCACTGTTAACATTCAtgtgcatgtttttttttttttttttttttacatttctgGTCGatctttaaagaaaaaaaaaaggaagaaaaactCGCATCTTTCGGCGTAATTATTATCGAATCtgagtgtttcaaacaaatggttGTCTATTTAAGACTCATTCACACCGTGTGCgtattttctttgtttttagctgtttttcatgaaaatgatagggAAGAAAAGTTTGCAATTTTTGGTCCAATTAGCATCTAACTAAATCTGTAAATCTGATACTTTTATGTTCAAACTCAATGCTGTGCGTTATTTGTTTGGTTTCTAATTTCTTTGTAAGAAAAATATTCGGAAGGAAAAAGTCGGCTAAATGATCAAAAAACTTGAAAAGATCTAAAAACAACACCTGATTAGATTCAAACTCGAGACTCTCAATTTAGTATCGGTAAGTTTTAACCACATAAACAGATGGAAAGAACATACCATGAGCAACTTAGAGACGTTACTGGCACCAAAGATTTTGTGAACAGCAGCAAACTTATGAGGTTCATGAGGTGAGAAATAAGGTGAAAATGGACACTCTTCTGCACATCGTCTCCGCAAGAGCTTACACGCAGCACATGGTGTGATCGTGTTCAAAGTCCCTGGTGCTGGAATCAATATCTGTCTCCTCCCCATATGCCCCATCGTCGTGGTGTTTAAATACGCATCGATCTCTCTCTTTATCCTCTTACCAGCATCATCATAGAATTCCCTAACACCACTACCATAAAAACCAGAATTAGGAAACCATAAACAACAAGAAAGATGGATGCTTTTTATGATTGGTTTCTTGAAAAGGTCAAATTAATGAGGTGATCAAGCATGTAACTTCTTTGATC includes these proteins:
- the LOC111878775 gene encoding LOB domain-containing protein 15, with translation MSRESGVREFYDDAGKRIKREIDAYLNTTTMGHMGRRQILIPAPGTLNTITPCAACKLLRRRCAEECPFSPYFSPHEPHKFAAVHKIFGASNVSKLLMEVPESQRADAANSLVYEANVRLRDPIYGCMGAISALQQQIQSLQADLNAVRAEILRYKYREAAANTHDINIIASTLVSSGPISVAQLSSIPAPPTPPPPQPSIVISSSSSSSSSSSSSSSVHLYGIPSSTSGYSTSTIPNNNVSSYFA